One Symphalangus syndactylus isolate Jambi chromosome 9, NHGRI_mSymSyn1-v2.1_pri, whole genome shotgun sequence DNA segment encodes these proteins:
- the LOC129490381 gene encoding non-histone chromosomal protein HMG-17-like, with amino-acid sequence MPKRKPEGDATGDKAKLQRRSARLSAKPAPSKPEWKPKKPSLPLQRREKRFPKGKADAYKEGKNPARNGDAKTDQAQEAQCAGGTK; translated from the coding sequence atgcccaagagAAAGCCTGAAGGGGATGCTACAGGAGATAAAGCCAAACTACAGAGAAGATCCGCAAGGTTGTCTGCTAAACCTGCTCCTTCAAAGCCAGAGTGGAAGCCCAAAAAGCCTTCTTTGCCCCtgcaaagaagggagaaaaggttCCCAAAGGGAAAAGCTGATGCTTACAAGGAGGGAAAGAATCCTGCAAGAAATGGAGATGCCAAAACAGACCAGGCACAGGAAGCTCAGTGTGCTGGAGGCACCAAGTGA